In one Streptomyces venezuelae genomic region, the following are encoded:
- a CDS encoding FHA domain-containing protein, with the protein MPTCPNGHQSGSDDWCEVCGHRMAGAVPPPPPPPPAAGYGYPPPPPGQDPGFPQPAPGRPHLAAVPDPAPEAQLCPQCRTPREANAPFCEECRWNFLTNTATSYTPAAPNPPLPGTHGGPGGGPGRPPGPNPAQQFQQPPPGYEYQGSRPSQMNRPAEPIPPFGNGGGSGNGGGQQGQGPGPQGSGPQGPGQPFPGQPGAQGPGQPFPGQPGPGGPQGPGGPQGHGPQGPGPGQAPPPGAPQAFQQPGPPAPPAFPQETGAPQGPPPPPPADDWVISPPSAPAQQEQFQPQPPQPQEPFQQPQEPFQPQPPQQAQGPGTWTVTIGPDREYFMAMMQRSGPEASGLNLPAYSPEQQRPLAGNQLTIGRRRHSTGDTPDIDLSVPPEDPGVSHQHAILVQQPDGSWAVVDQNSTNGTTVNGGEEPIQPFVPVPLQDGDQVHVGAWTTLTIRRD; encoded by the coding sequence ATGCCGACCTGCCCGAACGGACACCAGTCGGGTTCCGATGACTGGTGCGAGGTCTGCGGTCACCGCATGGCCGGTGCCGTGCCTCCGCCGCCCCCGCCGCCGCCCGCGGCCGGGTACGGCTACCCTCCGCCGCCGCCCGGCCAGGACCCGGGCTTCCCGCAGCCCGCGCCGGGGCGCCCGCACCTGGCCGCCGTGCCGGATCCGGCTCCCGAGGCCCAGCTCTGCCCGCAGTGCCGCACGCCCCGCGAGGCGAACGCGCCGTTCTGCGAGGAGTGCCGCTGGAACTTCCTGACGAACACGGCGACGTCGTACACCCCGGCCGCGCCGAACCCGCCGCTGCCCGGCACGCACGGCGGTCCCGGCGGCGGTCCCGGAAGGCCGCCGGGCCCGAACCCGGCCCAGCAGTTCCAGCAGCCCCCGCCGGGTTACGAGTACCAGGGCTCGCGGCCCTCGCAGATGAACCGGCCCGCCGAGCCGATCCCGCCGTTCGGCAACGGCGGCGGCAGCGGCAACGGTGGCGGCCAACAGGGTCAGGGTCCGGGTCCGCAGGGTTCCGGTCCGCAGGGTCCGGGTCAGCCCTTCCCCGGTCAGCCGGGTGCGCAGGGTCCCGGTCAGCCGTTCCCGGGGCAGCCCGGTCCGGGTGGTCCGCAGGGTCCGGGTGGTCCGCAGGGCCACGGCCCCCAGGGCCCCGGCCCCGGTCAGGCCCCGCCCCCCGGCGCCCCGCAGGCGTTCCAGCAGCCGGGTCCGCCCGCGCCGCCCGCGTTCCCGCAGGAGACCGGCGCCCCGCAGGGGCCGCCCCCTCCGCCGCCCGCCGACGACTGGGTGATCTCGCCTCCGTCGGCCCCGGCCCAGCAGGAGCAGTTCCAGCCGCAGCCGCCGCAGCCCCAGGAGCCGTTCCAGCAGCCGCAGGAGCCCTTCCAGCCCCAGCCGCCCCAGCAGGCGCAGGGCCCCGGCACCTGGACGGTGACGATCGGTCCCGACCGCGAGTACTTCATGGCGATGATGCAGCGCAGCGGCCCCGAGGCCTCGGGCCTCAACCTGCCCGCGTACTCGCCCGAGCAGCAGCGCCCACTGGCCGGCAACCAGCTGACCATCGGCCGCCGCAGGCACTCCACGGGTGACACCCCGGACATCGACCTGTCGGTGCCGCCGGAGGACCCGGGCGTCTCGCACCAGCACGCGATCCTGGTGCAGCAGCCGGACGGCAGCTGGGCGGTCGTCGACCAGAACTCCACGAACGGCACCACGGTCAACGGCGGCGAGGAGCCCATCCAGCCGTTCGTGCCCGTCCCCCTCCAGGACGGCGACCAGGTCCACGTGGGCGCATGGACGACGCTCACCATCCGCCGCGACTGA
- a CDS encoding acyl-CoA thioesterase — protein MARHIYQCPLRWSDMDAFGHVNNVVFLRYLEEARIDFMFRLAPGDGSPSFSGGSVVARHEIDYVRPLVHRHEPVTIESWVTKIGAASLTIAYEIKDAQQVYVRASTVVVPFDLEAQRPRRISAEERSFLEEYVDDSAGGPDSGSGALAA, from the coding sequence GTGGCTCGACACATATACCAATGCCCGCTCCGCTGGTCGGACATGGACGCCTTCGGGCACGTCAACAACGTCGTCTTCCTGCGGTATCTGGAAGAGGCGCGGATCGACTTCATGTTCCGGCTCGCGCCCGGTGACGGTTCGCCGTCGTTCTCCGGCGGCTCGGTCGTGGCCCGCCACGAGATCGACTACGTACGGCCGTTGGTGCACCGGCACGAGCCGGTCACCATCGAGTCGTGGGTGACGAAGATCGGTGCGGCGTCGCTGACCATCGCGTACGAGATCAAGGACGCGCAGCAGGTGTACGTGCGGGCCTCCACCGTGGTCGTGCCCTTCGACCTGGAGGCGCAGCGACCGCGGCGGATCTCGGCCGAGGAGCGCTCGTTCCTCGAGGAGTACGTGGACGACAGCGCCGGCGGCCCCGACAGTGGCTCGGGGGCGCTCGCCGCATGA
- a CDS encoding PP2C family protein-serine/threonine phosphatase, whose amino-acid sequence MSQMPQLSACPSCEEPLESGDLFCGACGFDLSAVPPRPDVSPNGSAGSVRAAAGNGEPSEWPVAPEVDSSDTPVPTHLPTDLQGTDSAGGELAERPDAASVAPVASGEPDEYPLPAPGAPDAAAPAADPRTAAPDPTPPAGTKLCVACRSGRVDPDGYCENCGHAQPRERDHMEQELDTVAAVSDRGLRHHRNEDAFAISTAALPDGSPAVVAIVCDGVSSATRPDEASLAASRAANETLLVSLPRGTHPQQAMHEAILAAADAVNALAAEPASAREHSPHQNAPACTLVGSIVAGGLLVVGWVGDSRAYWVPDDREGPTVRLTEDDSWAAQMVAAGLMNEAEAYADERAHAITGWLGADAYELEPHTASFKPDRAGVVVVCTDGLWNYAEAVEEMADAVPADAADRPLHSAQVLVGHALDGGGHDNVTVAVVPFPFVPQGAGSA is encoded by the coding sequence ATGTCGCAGATGCCCCAGCTGTCTGCCTGCCCCAGCTGTGAGGAGCCGCTGGAGTCGGGTGACCTGTTTTGCGGTGCGTGCGGGTTCGACCTGTCGGCGGTGCCACCGCGGCCGGACGTGTCCCCCAACGGGTCCGCCGGGTCCGTGCGGGCCGCCGCCGGGAACGGGGAACCCTCCGAGTGGCCGGTCGCGCCGGAGGTCGACAGCTCCGACACCCCGGTGCCGACGCATCTGCCGACGGACCTGCAGGGCACGGACTCGGCGGGCGGCGAACTCGCGGAGCGCCCGGACGCCGCCTCCGTCGCTCCGGTCGCGTCCGGTGAGCCGGACGAGTACCCGCTGCCCGCGCCGGGCGCCCCCGACGCCGCCGCGCCCGCCGCCGACCCCCGCACGGCCGCGCCCGACCCCACGCCCCCCGCGGGCACCAAGCTCTGCGTGGCGTGCCGCTCGGGCCGCGTCGACCCGGACGGGTACTGCGAGAACTGCGGGCACGCCCAGCCCCGCGAGCGCGACCACATGGAGCAGGAGCTCGACACCGTCGCCGCCGTCAGCGACCGCGGCCTGCGCCACCACCGCAACGAGGACGCCTTCGCGATCTCCACGGCCGCGCTGCCCGACGGCTCCCCCGCCGTCGTCGCGATCGTCTGCGACGGCGTCTCCTCCGCGACCCGCCCGGACGAGGCCTCGCTCGCCGCGTCCCGCGCCGCCAACGAGACGCTGCTCGTCTCGCTCCCGCGCGGCACGCACCCCCAGCAGGCGATGCACGAGGCGATCCTCGCGGCCGCCGACGCCGTCAACGCGCTCGCCGCCGAACCCGCGTCGGCCCGCGAGCACAGCCCTCACCAGAACGCGCCCGCCTGCACCCTGGTCGGCTCGATCGTCGCGGGCGGCCTGCTCGTCGTCGGCTGGGTCGGCGACAGCCGCGCCTACTGGGTCCCCGACGACCGAGAGGGCCCCACCGTGCGCCTGACCGAGGACGACTCGTGGGCCGCGCAGATGGTCGCCGCGGGCCTGATGAACGAGGCCGAGGCGTACGCCGACGAGCGCGCGCACGCCATCACGGGCTGGCTCGGCGCGGACGCGTACGAACTGGAACCGCACACCGCTTCCTTCAAGCCGGACCGTGCGGGTGTAGTGGTGGTGTGCACGGACGGTCTGTGGAACTACGCGGAAGCCGTCGAGGAGATGGCCGACGCGGTGCCCGCCGACGCCGCGGACCGGCCGCTGCACAGCGCCCAGGTCCTGGTCGGCCACGCGCTGGACGGCGGGGGCCACGACAACGTAACAGTGGCCGTCGTGCCGTTCCCGTTCGTGCCGCAGGGGGCAGGATCGGCCTAG
- the ettA gene encoding energy-dependent translational throttle protein EttA yields MAEYIYTMRKTRKAHGDKVILDDVTLSFLPGAKIGVVGPNGAGKSTVLKIMAGLEQPSNGDAFLSPGYSVGILMQEPQLDETKTVLENVQDGAAEIMGKLKRFNEVAELMATDYSDALMEEMGKLQEDLDHANAWDLDAQLEQAMDALGCPPGDWPVVNLSGGEKRRVALCKLLIEAPDLLLLDEPTNHLDAESVNWLEQHLSQYSGAVVAVTHDRYFLDNVAQWILELDRGRAHPYEGNYSTYLEKKATRLKVEGQKDAKRAKRLKEELEWVRSNAKGRQAKSKARLARYEEMAAEADKMRKLDFEEIQIPPGPRLGSIVVEVEHLSKAFGDKVLVDDLSFSLPRNGIVGIIGPNGAGKTTLFKMIQGLEQPDSGSIKVGDTVKVSYVDQGRANIDPKKTLWAVVSDELDYINVGQVEMPSRAYVSAFGFKGPDQQKPAGVLSGGERNRLNLALTLKEGGNLLLLDEPTNDLDVETLSSLENALLEFPGAAVVISHDRWFLDRVATHILAYEGDSKWYWFEGNFESYEKNKIERLGPDAARPHRATYKKLTRG; encoded by the coding sequence TTGGCTGAGTACATCTACACCATGCGCAAGACGCGCAAGGCGCACGGCGACAAGGTGATCCTCGACGATGTCACCTTGAGCTTCCTTCCTGGCGCGAAGATCGGTGTCGTGGGCCCCAACGGCGCCGGTAAGTCCACGGTGCTGAAGATCATGGCCGGGCTCGAGCAGCCGTCCAACGGTGACGCGTTCCTCTCGCCCGGGTACAGCGTCGGCATCCTGATGCAGGAGCCGCAGCTCGACGAGACGAAGACGGTCCTGGAGAACGTGCAGGACGGCGCCGCCGAGATCATGGGCAAGCTCAAGCGCTTCAACGAGGTCGCCGAGCTCATGGCGACCGACTACTCGGACGCGCTCATGGAGGAGATGGGCAAGCTCCAGGAGGACCTGGACCACGCCAACGCGTGGGACCTGGACGCCCAGCTGGAGCAGGCCATGGACGCGCTGGGCTGCCCGCCCGGCGACTGGCCCGTCGTGAACCTCTCCGGTGGCGAGAAGCGCCGTGTCGCGCTCTGCAAGCTCCTCATCGAGGCGCCCGACCTGCTCCTCCTCGACGAGCCCACCAACCACCTCGACGCCGAGTCCGTGAACTGGCTGGAGCAGCACCTCTCCCAGTACTCCGGCGCTGTCGTCGCGGTCACCCACGACCGGTACTTCCTGGACAACGTCGCCCAGTGGATCCTGGAGCTCGACCGCGGCCGCGCCCACCCCTACGAGGGCAACTACTCCACGTACCTGGAGAAGAAGGCCACGCGCCTCAAGGTCGAGGGCCAGAAGGACGCCAAGCGCGCGAAGCGTCTGAAGGAAGAACTCGAGTGGGTGCGGTCGAACGCCAAGGGGCGTCAGGCCAAGTCCAAGGCGCGTCTGGCGCGCTACGAGGAGATGGCCGCCGAGGCGGACAAGATGCGGAAGCTGGACTTCGAGGAGATCCAGATCCCGCCGGGCCCGCGTCTGGGCTCGATCGTCGTCGAGGTCGAGCACCTGTCGAAGGCGTTCGGCGACAAGGTCCTCGTCGACGACCTCAGCTTCTCGCTGCCGCGCAACGGCATCGTCGGCATCATCGGTCCGAACGGCGCGGGCAAGACCACGCTGTTCAAGATGATCCAGGGCCTGGAGCAGCCGGACTCCGGCAGCATCAAGGTCGGCGACACGGTCAAGGTCAGCTACGTCGACCAGGGCCGCGCCAACATCGACCCGAAGAAGACGCTGTGGGCCGTCGTCTCCGACGAGCTGGACTACATCAACGTCGGTCAGGTCGAGATGCCCTCGCGGGCGTACGTCTCCGCGTTCGGCTTCAAGGGCCCGGACCAGCAGAAGCCGGCCGGTGTGCTCTCCGGTGGTGAGCGCAACCGCCTCAACCTGGCGCTGACCCTCAAGGAGGGCGGCAACCTGCTCCTCCTCGACGAGCCGACGAACGACCTGGACGTCGAGACCCTGTCGTCGCTGGAGAACGCGCTCCTGGAGTTCCCGGGTGCCGCCGTCGTGATCTCCCACGACCGCTGGTTCCTGGACCGAGTCGCCACGCACATCCTGGCGTACGAGGGCGACTCCAAGTGGTACTGGTTCGAGGGCAACTTCGAGTCGTACGAGAAGAACAAGATCGAGCGTCTCGGTCCGGACGCGGCCCGTCCGCACCGCGCCACCTACAAGAAGCTCACCCGGGGCTGA
- a CDS encoding methyltransferase domain-containing protein — translation MEPDPVLLAEARAGLVREIEASGAWRDDSAWRAAFTAVPRHLFVPYYYVGVSGGYERLWGEDPDEGRRTRWLRGAYTDAPLATRVRDGDLLSSSSQPSLMAKMLAELDVRPGHRVLEIGAGTGYNAALLAHRLGDDHVTTVDLDPEITESARQHLAAAGYRPAVVTGDGAAGCPERAPYDRIIATCTLGSVPRTWLAQCRPGARILAPLATGLITLTVRDAEHAEGRFLHTPAYFVPLRGGDARTPYEHHIGGLPRKALQSELFRFLLELTAGSLDPHEALALWQREGRPVRERFGVTTSGPYEWAWLDDPEGPYVWPL, via the coding sequence ATGGAACCCGATCCTGTACTGCTCGCCGAGGCCCGGGCCGGCCTCGTGCGGGAGATCGAGGCGAGCGGGGCCTGGCGGGACGACTCCGCCTGGCGGGCGGCGTTCACCGCCGTCCCGCGGCACCTCTTCGTGCCCTACTACTACGTGGGCGTGAGCGGCGGGTACGAGCGGCTGTGGGGCGAGGACCCCGACGAAGGGCGCCGCACCCGCTGGCTGCGCGGCGCCTACACGGACGCCCCCCTCGCCACCCGCGTGCGGGACGGAGACCTGCTCTCCTCCAGCAGCCAGCCGTCCCTGATGGCGAAGATGCTCGCCGAACTGGACGTACGCCCGGGACACCGCGTCCTGGAGATCGGCGCGGGCACCGGCTACAACGCGGCGCTGCTCGCCCACCGGCTCGGCGACGACCACGTCACGACCGTCGACCTCGACCCGGAGATCACGGAGTCGGCCCGGCAGCACCTGGCGGCCGCCGGGTACCGCCCCGCCGTGGTGACCGGCGACGGCGCGGCCGGCTGCCCCGAGCGGGCGCCCTACGACCGGATCATCGCCACCTGCACCCTGGGCTCGGTGCCGCGGACGTGGCTCGCCCAGTGCAGGCCCGGCGCCCGCATCCTGGCGCCGCTGGCCACCGGACTGATCACGCTGACCGTGCGGGACGCGGAGCACGCCGAAGGGCGCTTCCTGCACACGCCCGCCTACTTCGTACCGCTGCGTGGGGGCGACGCGAGGACCCCGTACGAGCACCACATCGGAGGGCTGCCGCGCAAGGCCCTGCAGAGCGAGCTCTTCCGCTTCCTCCTGGAGCTGACCGCGGGCAGCCTCGATCCGCACGAAGCGCTCGCGCTGTGGCAGCGCGAGGGGCGGCCGGTGCGCGAGCGCTTCGGTGTCACGACGAGCGGGCCGTACGAGTGGGCCTGGCTGGACGACCCCGAAGGGCCGTACGTCTGGCCTCTCTGA
- a CDS encoding vWA domain-containing protein — protein MANFSKSNVPQFAVDVYQNEYLPEGGREVNAIATVTSTGGGTIGAAVGAPHLYTAGQSPDAAVAIMVDCSGSMDYPPTKMRGARDATAAAIDALRDGVHFAVIGGTHVAKEVYPGGGRLAVAGPQTRELAKQALRRLSAGGGTAIGTWLRLADRLLTSADVATSAVRHGILLTDGRNEHESPEDLRAALDSCAGRFTCDARGVGTDWEVKEVTGIASALLGTADIVADPAALATDFTQMMETAMGKEVADVSLRLWTPVGVEIKFVKQVAPTVEELTGRRTEAGPRAGDYPTGSWGDESRDYHICVQVPGAELGQEMLAARVSLVVPHEDGSAQTLSQGLVRAVWTDDMAASTSINPQVAHYTGQAELAQVIQQGLDARKSGDVDGATAKLGRAVQLASASGNADTAKLLSKVVDVVDAAAGTVRLKAKVAEADEMTLETRSTKTVRVKKQ, from the coding sequence ATGGCCAATTTCTCGAAATCGAACGTGCCGCAGTTCGCTGTGGACGTCTACCAGAACGAGTACCTGCCGGAGGGGGGCCGCGAGGTCAACGCCATCGCCACGGTCACCTCGACCGGCGGCGGGACGATCGGCGCCGCGGTCGGTGCACCCCACCTGTACACGGCGGGCCAGAGCCCGGACGCCGCCGTCGCGATCATGGTGGACTGCTCCGGTTCGATGGACTACCCGCCGACGAAGATGCGCGGCGCACGGGACGCCACCGCCGCCGCGATCGACGCGCTCCGCGACGGCGTGCACTTCGCGGTGATCGGCGGCACCCACGTCGCCAAGGAGGTCTACCCGGGCGGCGGCCGGCTCGCCGTCGCGGGACCGCAGACCCGTGAGCTGGCCAAGCAGGCGCTGCGCAGGCTGAGCGCGGGCGGCGGCACGGCGATCGGCACCTGGCTGCGCCTCGCCGACCGCCTCCTGACCTCCGCGGACGTGGCCACGTCGGCGGTGCGGCACGGCATCCTGCTCACCGACGGCCGCAACGAACACGAGTCGCCCGAGGACCTGCGGGCCGCCCTCGACTCCTGCGCGGGCCGTTTCACCTGCGACGCCCGCGGCGTCGGCACGGACTGGGAGGTGAAGGAGGTCACGGGGATCGCCTCCGCGCTGCTCGGCACCGCCGACATCGTCGCCGATCCGGCCGCGCTCGCCACCGACTTCACGCAGATGATGGAGACGGCGATGGGCAAGGAGGTCGCCGACGTCAGCCTGCGGCTGTGGACGCCGGTGGGCGTGGAGATCAAGTTCGTCAAGCAAGTGGCGCCCACGGTCGAGGAGTTGACCGGGCGTCGCACGGAGGCGGGGCCGCGCGCCGGGGACTATCCGACGGGGTCCTGGGGCGACGAGTCCCGCGACTATCACATCTGCGTCCAGGTGCCGGGCGCCGAGCTCGGCCAGGAGATGCTCGCGGCCCGTGTCTCGCTGGTCGTGCCGCACGAGGACGGCAGCGCGCAGACGCTGTCGCAGGGGCTGGTACGGGCGGTGTGGACGGACGACATGGCGGCATCCACGTCGATCAATCCGCAGGTCGCGCACTACACGGGCCAGGCGGAACTGGCCCAGGTGATCCAGCAGGGGCTCGATGCCCGCAAATCGGGAGATGTCGACGGGGCGACGGCCAAACTGGGCCGCGCGGTGCAGCTCGCGAGCGCCTCGGGCAACGCGGATACGGCGAAACTGCTTTCGAAGGTGGTGGACGTCGTGGACGCCGCGGCAGGTACTGTTCGATTGAAGGCGAAGGTCGCCGAGGCCGACGAGATGACACTCGAGACACGGTCCACGAAGACTGTTCGCGTCAAGAAGCAGTAA
- a CDS encoding single-stranded DNA-binding protein — translation MNETLVTVVGNVATTPVYRELPSGPVARFRLAVTARYYDGAKSTWTDGHTNFFTVWAWRALGTNVQGSVSVGEPVIVQGRLKVRDEERGGQHWTSADIEAVAIGHDLSRGTAAFRRVGRGNPALTEPASGRSEDAVGAREKEPEPVG, via the coding sequence ATGAACGAGACCTTGGTGACGGTCGTGGGAAACGTCGCGACGACGCCGGTGTACCGGGAGCTGCCGTCGGGACCGGTGGCGCGGTTCCGGCTCGCGGTGACGGCGCGGTATTACGACGGGGCGAAGAGCACGTGGACCGACGGGCACACCAATTTCTTCACGGTCTGGGCCTGGCGGGCGCTCGGCACGAACGTGCAGGGATCGGTGTCGGTCGGCGAACCGGTCATTGTGCAGGGGAGGTTGAAGGTGCGGGACGAGGAGCGGGGCGGGCAGCACTGGACGTCGGCGGACATCGAGGCGGTGGCCATCGGCCACGACCTCTCGCGCGGTACGGCGGCGTTCAGAAGGGTGGGCAGGGGCAATCCGGCGCTGACGGAACCGGCGTCGGGGCGGAGTGAGGATGCGGTCGGGGCGCGCGAGAAGGAGCCCGAGCCGGTCGGGTGA
- a CDS encoding globin yields MKDIPHGTLQEQTYYEQVGGEETFRRLVHYFYQGVAEDPLLRPMYPEEDLGPAEERLALFLMQYWGGPRTYSDNRGHPRLRMRHAPFTVDRAAHDAWLKHMRDAVDRLDLSEEHERTLWNYLTYAAASMVNSEG; encoded by the coding sequence GTGAAAGATATCCCGCACGGCACGCTTCAGGAGCAGACCTACTACGAGCAGGTCGGCGGCGAGGAGACCTTCCGACGCCTGGTGCACTACTTCTACCAGGGGGTCGCGGAGGACCCGCTGCTGCGGCCGATGTACCCGGAGGAGGACCTCGGGCCCGCCGAGGAGCGTCTCGCGCTCTTCCTGATGCAGTACTGGGGCGGCCCCCGCACGTACAGCGACAACCGCGGCCACCCCCGGCTGCGCATGCGGCACGCGCCGTTCACGGTCGACAGGGCCGCGCACGACGCGTGGCTGAAGCACATGCGCGACGCGGTGGACCGGCTCGACCTCTCCGAGGAGCACGAGCGGACGCTGTGGAACTACCTGACGTACGCCGCCGCATCCATGGTCAACTCCGAGGGCTGA
- a CDS encoding Cys-Gln thioester bond-forming surface protein, with protein sequence MTAAAGLVLAGGVAFAGAAAAEETPAHRGGAVATLGGLQTFDQAVIRDDGQSQQVPAGLFEMSVEGGGTLQTYCIDILNPTQKDAKYQETPWSGTSLNGNRDAGKIRWILQNSYPQVNDLAALARKAGVRSLTAQTAAAGTQVAIWRYSDGAKVDAVDPQAEKLADYLYKSARNSVEPKASLTLDPPAVSGRTGEKLGPVTVRTDADSVTVTPPADSEASGVKVVGRNGKPVKSARDGSRLYFDVPKDAPDGAAALSVQTSTTVPVGRAFASETRSQTQILAGSSESTVSARATANWAAEGALPALSAEKDCAKSGVDITATNKGDEPFTFRLMGFKHTIKAGASQTVTIPLQEDQPYDFTINGPSGFEKRFKGVLDCRTAGDTVTSKAQPASQPSPASAGGSVGGGDLAETGSSSNTPLIVGIAVAFVVVGGAAVFFLRKKDGPAETSTEE encoded by the coding sequence GTGACCGCCGCCGCGGGTCTGGTCCTGGCGGGCGGAGTGGCCTTCGCGGGCGCGGCCGCGGCGGAGGAGACGCCGGCGCACCGGGGCGGAGCCGTCGCGACGCTGGGCGGACTGCAGACGTTCGACCAGGCCGTCATCCGTGACGACGGCCAGTCGCAGCAGGTGCCCGCCGGACTCTTCGAGATGTCCGTGGAGGGCGGCGGCACCCTCCAGACGTACTGCATCGACATCCTGAACCCCACGCAGAAGGACGCCAAGTACCAGGAGACCCCCTGGAGCGGCACCTCGCTGAACGGCAACCGGGACGCGGGCAAGATCCGCTGGATCCTGCAGAACTCCTACCCGCAGGTGAACGACCTCGCCGCGCTGGCCCGCAAGGCGGGTGTGCGGTCCCTCACCGCGCAGACCGCCGCGGCCGGCACCCAGGTGGCGATCTGGCGGTACTCCGACGGCGCGAAGGTCGACGCCGTCGACCCGCAGGCCGAGAAGCTCGCCGACTACCTCTACAAGAGCGCGCGGAACAGCGTCGAGCCCAAGGCGTCGCTGACGCTGGACCCGCCGGCCGTGTCGGGTCGCACGGGGGAGAAGCTCGGCCCGGTCACCGTGCGGACCGACGCCGACTCGGTGACGGTCACACCGCCCGCGGACTCCGAGGCGAGCGGGGTGAAGGTCGTCGGCAGGAACGGCAAGCCGGTGAAGTCCGCGCGCGACGGCAGCCGCCTCTACTTCGACGTGCCGAAGGACGCACCCGACGGCGCGGCCGCGCTGTCCGTGCAGACGTCGACCACCGTGCCGGTCGGCCGGGCGTTCGCGTCCGAGACGCGGAGCCAGACGCAGATCCTCGCGGGCTCCAGCGAGTCGACGGTGTCGGCCAGGGCGACCGCGAACTGGGCTGCCGAGGGGGCGCTGCCCGCGCTGTCGGCCGAGAAGGACTGTGCCAAGAGCGGGGTGGACATCACCGCGACCAACAAGGGCGACGAGCCGTTCACCTTCCGGCTGATGGGGTTCAAGCACACCATCAAGGCGGGCGCGTCACAGACGGTGACGATTCCGCTGCAGGAAGACCAGCCCTACGACTTCACGATCAACGGACCGAGCGGCTTCGAGAAGCGGTTCAAGGGCGTGCTCGACTGTCGCACCGCGGGCGACACGGTCACGAGCAAGGCGCAGCCCGCCTCCCAGCCGAGCCCCGCGTCGGCGGGCGGCTCCGTCGGAGGCGGTGACCTGGCGGAGACCGGCAGCAGCAGCAACACCCCGCTGATCGTCGGCATCGCGGTGGCGTTCGTCGTGGTCGGCGGCGCGGCGGTGTTCTTCCTCCGCAAGAAGGACGGCCCGGCGGAAACCTCCACGGAGGAGTGA